One window from the genome of Cryobacterium sp. GrIS_2_6 encodes:
- a CDS encoding chemotaxis protein CheB — protein sequence MTVVRVLIVEDAPTNGGPLTRVLQRDGDIVVFGQTRTGAASIALVTRDAPDVIILGLHTDDGTGQEFIEQVMARVPTPILVLSSRLTDRRSPSAIEALVAGALETLSVPTVWTTEIEARLRHTVRQLSKVQTIRHPRGGLNRRLGVKPAGQGGSTRVAHGRNTVVALAASTGGPTALATVLAGLGGLAAPVLVVQHLHPDFTGGFVDWMARVSALPVELAVSGQVVRPGHVYFAPGGVHLRLTAGLRMELATTPVTIHQPSADVLFRSVAEQAASAAIGVILTGMGDDGARGLLEIHRQNGHTFGQDQESCAVFGMPQAAWDLGALSGLVPLGQLAATIVRTASAVTA from the coding sequence ATGACGGTCGTGCGCGTACTCATCGTCGAGGATGCCCCGACCAACGGCGGTCCGCTGACCCGCGTGTTGCAACGTGACGGCGACATCGTCGTCTTCGGCCAGACCAGGACAGGGGCCGCGTCGATCGCACTCGTCACGCGGGACGCCCCAGACGTCATCATCCTCGGCCTGCACACCGATGACGGCACCGGACAGGAGTTCATCGAACAGGTCATGGCCCGTGTTCCGACGCCGATCCTGGTGCTCTCGTCCCGGCTCACGGACCGGCGCTCCCCGTCGGCGATTGAAGCCCTCGTCGCCGGAGCCCTCGAAACCCTGTCGGTCCCCACGGTCTGGACGACCGAGATCGAAGCCCGGCTTCGCCACACAGTCCGCCAGCTCAGCAAGGTCCAGACGATCAGGCACCCGCGCGGAGGACTGAATCGACGTCTGGGCGTCAAACCGGCCGGCCAGGGCGGGTCGACGCGGGTGGCGCACGGCCGGAACACGGTCGTCGCTCTCGCCGCGTCGACCGGGGGTCCTACGGCGCTGGCCACGGTGCTGGCCGGCCTCGGCGGTTTGGCTGCGCCGGTGCTGGTCGTGCAGCACCTGCATCCCGACTTCACGGGCGGCTTCGTCGATTGGATGGCCCGCGTGTCGGCGCTTCCGGTCGAGCTCGCGGTGAGTGGTCAGGTCGTCCGGCCCGGCCACGTCTATTTCGCGCCCGGCGGTGTGCACTTGCGGCTAACGGCCGGACTGCGGATGGAACTCGCGACGACCCCGGTGACGATCCACCAACCGTCCGCGGACGTCCTGTTCCGGTCCGTCGCCGAGCAGGCCGCATCAGCCGCGATCGGGGTCATCCTGACCGGTATGGGTGATGACGGTGCCAGGGGACTGCTTGAGATCCACCGCCAGAACGGCCACACCTTCGGGCAGGACCAGGAGAGTTGTGCTGTCTTCGGGATGCCGCAGGCAGCGTGGGACCTCGGGGCGTTGAGCGGTCTCGTGCCCCTCGGGCAGCTCGCGGCGACAATCGTGCGCACGGCGTCGGC
- a CDS encoding response regulator, which produces MLGIEEVRELFNQEAEVRLAHLDQLLLQLEQHGEDETLIRSIFRELHTLKGSSAVAGLDAVSHQAHELEDIVAGLRAGTQAVTADIIDVLLVGVDRLGRVIAGTRDGDHPEPGAGDHGETEPRETGPGDSLVAVESGVVVPASEPPEIPVLETAWARDSGGAVLVPMERLDELVRLIGESASAHLRVGRMLTEKFGVDPTLATEFTDLSRTLNELQNRAMRTRMIALATITDRLQRAVRDLARAAGKTINWEVRGADTELDRSMLVQLSDVLLHLVRNAVDHGIEDTTQRLATGKPADGSIRLHAMQLGSEVIIAVTDDGGGIDTARVREQAEREGIDTRGMSEDDVLHLVFHAGLSTTRIVTDLSGRGVGLDVVRANVEAAHGRVEVRSRPGLGTEFRVIVPITLAVLRCLLVESGGQRFALPFHRVVLSQGFDPSDASSVEGRPVIMVDDQPVAVATLAATLDLAAVGPGTGPIVVLADTARRFGFQVDRLVGQRDVVVTGLSGAVAHLPAVAGASVEPDGSVLIVLDPPGLIHRARQNDRGRSPEQGADAVAPSRQRILVVDDALTIRELQRSILERAGFDVRVAVDGTDALARLAEEAAELILTDIEMPNMDGFELTEAVRADPAFTNIPVLILSSRSSEADRQRGLDAGADGFILKSGFDEGSLLTAVKRLIGARI; this is translated from the coding sequence GTGCTCGGCATCGAAGAGGTGCGGGAACTGTTCAATCAGGAGGCCGAGGTGCGGCTCGCGCATCTCGACCAGCTGCTGCTCCAGCTGGAACAGCACGGCGAAGACGAGACCCTGATCCGGTCCATCTTCCGCGAACTGCACACCCTCAAGGGATCCTCTGCCGTCGCGGGGCTCGACGCCGTGAGCCACCAGGCCCACGAGCTCGAGGACATCGTGGCGGGCCTGCGGGCCGGCACTCAGGCCGTCACCGCGGACATCATCGACGTGCTCCTTGTCGGAGTAGACCGTCTCGGCCGCGTCATCGCCGGAACCAGGGACGGTGATCACCCGGAACCGGGCGCAGGGGACCACGGCGAAACGGAGCCGCGTGAAACCGGGCCCGGCGATTCCCTTGTCGCGGTGGAGTCGGGCGTGGTCGTACCGGCGTCGGAACCCCCCGAGATCCCCGTACTGGAGACCGCGTGGGCCAGGGACTCCGGGGGCGCCGTCCTGGTGCCGATGGAACGTCTGGACGAACTGGTGCGGCTGATCGGGGAATCGGCCTCGGCGCACCTCCGGGTCGGCCGGATGCTGACCGAGAAATTCGGCGTCGACCCGACGCTGGCCACCGAATTCACCGACCTCTCACGTACCCTCAACGAACTGCAGAACCGTGCCATGCGCACCAGGATGATCGCCCTGGCCACCATCACCGACCGACTCCAGCGCGCCGTGCGCGACCTGGCGCGCGCGGCGGGCAAGACGATCAACTGGGAGGTGCGGGGCGCCGACACCGAACTCGACCGGAGCATGCTTGTGCAACTGTCCGACGTGCTGCTGCACCTCGTGAGGAACGCCGTCGACCATGGTATCGAGGACACCACGCAGCGGCTCGCCACGGGGAAGCCGGCGGACGGCAGCATCCGTTTGCACGCCATGCAACTCGGCTCCGAGGTCATCATCGCCGTCACCGACGACGGCGGCGGCATCGACACTGCACGGGTCCGGGAACAGGCGGAACGCGAGGGCATCGACACCCGGGGAATGAGCGAGGACGACGTCCTGCACCTGGTCTTCCACGCCGGACTGTCGACGACCAGGATCGTGACCGACCTCTCCGGGCGCGGCGTCGGCCTCGATGTCGTGCGCGCCAACGTCGAAGCGGCACACGGGCGCGTCGAGGTACGCTCGAGGCCCGGCCTCGGCACGGAATTCCGGGTCATCGTGCCGATCACGCTTGCGGTACTGCGGTGCCTTCTTGTCGAGTCCGGCGGCCAGCGGTTCGCCCTGCCGTTCCACCGGGTCGTGCTGTCCCAGGGTTTCGACCCGTCCGATGCCTCGAGTGTCGAGGGCCGGCCGGTGATCATGGTCGATGACCAGCCCGTCGCCGTGGCGACGCTCGCCGCGACTCTTGACCTGGCCGCCGTCGGGCCGGGCACCGGGCCGATCGTGGTCCTCGCCGACACGGCCCGCCGCTTCGGTTTCCAGGTCGACCGCCTCGTCGGACAGCGCGATGTCGTCGTCACGGGTCTGAGCGGTGCGGTGGCGCACCTTCCGGCGGTCGCGGGTGCGAGCGTCGAACCGGACGGTTCCGTGCTCATCGTGCTCGACCCGCCCGGCCTCATCCACCGTGCCCGCCAGAATGACAGGGGCCGGTCGCCGGAGCAGGGTGCCGACGCTGTCGCACCGTCTCGTCAGCGCATCCTCGTCGTGGACGACGCGCTCACCATCCGGGAGTTGCAGCGGAGCATCCTGGAACGGGCGGGGTTCGACGTCCGCGTCGCCGTCGACGGCACGGATGCCCTGGCCCGGCTCGCCGAGGAGGCCGCCGAGCTGATCCTCACCGACATCGAGATGCCCAACATGGACGGATTCGAACTGACGGAAGCGGTCCGCGCGGACCCCGCATTCACGAACATCCCCGTGCTCATCCTCAGCTCACGGTCGAGCGAGGCGGACAGGCAGCGGGGTCTCGATGCGGGCGCCGACGGGTTCATCCTGAAGAGCGGCTTTGACGAGGGCAGCCTGCTCACGGCCGTGAAGCGCCTGATCGGAGCCCGGATATGA
- a CDS encoding chemotaxis protein CheW, protein MNQIQALLLAVGSDLFAVPIVRVSQVVTPPDLTRLVTAPPHVLGLFNLRGQIVPLLDTARLLQLPDAGPLAFAVILQTGHGPVGLSVTALPQRVALGTAIGPSDLPGTAGVYRVDKRVAVLLDPDVLLSAARTGRGTEIAIAGRIGG, encoded by the coding sequence ATGAACCAAATCCAGGCGTTGCTGCTCGCGGTCGGCTCCGATCTCTTTGCGGTGCCGATCGTCCGGGTCAGTCAGGTCGTCACCCCGCCGGACCTCACCAGACTGGTCACGGCGCCGCCTCACGTGCTCGGCCTCTTCAACCTGCGGGGGCAGATCGTCCCACTCCTCGACACCGCGAGGCTGCTGCAACTACCCGACGCGGGACCGCTGGCGTTCGCGGTCATCCTGCAGACCGGGCACGGCCCCGTCGGGCTTTCGGTGACGGCCCTCCCGCAGCGGGTCGCCCTCGGTACCGCCATCGGGCCGTCGGACCTTCCCGGCACTGCCGGCGTCTATCGTGTGGACAAGCGGGTGGCCGTGCTGCTCGATCCCGACGTGCTGCTGTCGGCCGCGAGAACCGGACGCGGCACCGAGATCGCCATCGCCGGCAGAATCGGCGGCTGA
- a CDS encoding methyl-accepting chemotaxis protein, with amino-acid sequence MPATVSPRPISERRAGGAEAPVHPAFLRRLRRLPRRFGVQLVAASLLVSVPLMVLLAVLLTQQSATSLAAAAQDKGVTVARAITLQLENWLGERRTDLAVVATRVAEPFDSPETATQLAGLDKAYGSYTLLEIADVSGKVLATSRPNIQIAPSGLVWFQAATSGKTVVTSLVREGKQIDWIMAQPITDADGHVRAVLIADLDPAVLATLLNPELNAGDEIVVSDSQDKLIYDTASPMKVSDGVSLLEGGALSTVVDTAATREALDTHVAGTARFIDYRGHDVFGGFDVVKDLNWVLVVKEQAGTVLAPVTDQTQRATLLVVLGAVLAVVVSTALAWSTIRSVRQLSAVAHKAAGGDLAARARPSGAAELVTLAESLNAMLATSQTLISQLGSAGIEVNSAATELSASSDELAAITTQQSAAVTEATATTEELARSSVAIADTVDAVARQAAETRHNLVQAETDINRSSERTLALAERVNDIDVLLVLINDIADQTNLLALNAAIEAARAGEHGRGFAVVADEVRRLAERSKASAGDIAAIVKGVQRETNATVMAMEKGAKQMQLGLVQLEAVTDANEQVSLTTQQQRSATAQVVETMEQLTDASRQISITAQQIAGSAGDLADLAHNLETAGAGTGRP; translated from the coding sequence ATGCCTGCAACCGTCTCTCCCCGCCCGATTTCCGAGCGTCGAGCCGGCGGAGCCGAGGCTCCCGTGCACCCGGCGTTCTTGCGACGCCTCCGCCGTCTACCCCGTCGATTCGGTGTTCAGCTGGTCGCAGCGAGCCTGCTCGTCTCGGTGCCGCTGATGGTCTTACTGGCCGTGCTGCTCACCCAACAGTCCGCAACGAGCCTCGCCGCCGCCGCCCAGGATAAGGGCGTCACCGTTGCGCGCGCGATCACCCTGCAGCTGGAGAACTGGCTTGGAGAGCGCCGGACTGACCTGGCGGTGGTGGCGACGAGGGTCGCAGAGCCGTTCGACTCTCCCGAAACGGCCACCCAACTGGCCGGACTCGATAAGGCGTACGGTAGCTATACACTGCTCGAGATTGCCGATGTCTCCGGCAAGGTCCTGGCGACGAGCCGCCCCAATATCCAGATAGCACCCTCTGGACTCGTCTGGTTCCAGGCTGCGACGTCCGGCAAGACGGTGGTCACCTCGCTGGTCCGCGAGGGAAAGCAGATCGACTGGATCATGGCCCAGCCGATCACGGATGCCGACGGTCACGTCCGCGCCGTACTGATCGCGGATCTCGACCCGGCAGTGCTCGCCACACTTCTCAATCCCGAACTCAACGCCGGCGACGAAATCGTGGTGTCCGACTCGCAGGACAAGCTGATCTACGACACCGCGTCGCCGATGAAGGTCAGCGACGGGGTGTCCCTCCTCGAAGGTGGAGCGCTGTCGACGGTCGTCGACACGGCGGCGACTCGGGAAGCCTTGGACACCCACGTAGCCGGCACCGCCCGGTTCATCGACTATCGGGGCCATGACGTCTTCGGCGGTTTCGACGTGGTCAAGGACCTGAACTGGGTCCTCGTCGTAAAGGAGCAGGCCGGCACAGTGCTCGCCCCTGTGACTGACCAGACGCAACGCGCGACCCTCCTCGTCGTCCTCGGCGCCGTGCTCGCGGTGGTGGTCTCGACCGCGCTGGCGTGGAGCACGATTCGCTCGGTCCGGCAGCTCAGTGCGGTGGCGCACAAGGCGGCCGGCGGAGACCTCGCTGCGCGAGCCAGGCCCAGCGGTGCCGCCGAGCTCGTGACCCTCGCCGAATCCCTCAATGCCATGCTGGCCACCTCGCAGACGCTGATCTCCCAGCTGGGCTCTGCAGGGATCGAAGTGAATTCCGCGGCGACAGAGCTGTCGGCGTCGTCCGACGAACTGGCCGCGATCACGACCCAGCAGAGCGCTGCGGTCACCGAGGCGACAGCGACCACGGAGGAACTCGCGCGGTCGTCCGTCGCGATCGCGGACACCGTCGACGCGGTCGCCCGTCAGGCCGCCGAGACCAGGCACAACCTGGTGCAGGCCGAAACCGATATCAACCGTTCGAGCGAGCGCACGCTCGCCCTCGCCGAGCGGGTCAATGACATCGACGTGTTGCTCGTGCTCATCAACGACATCGCCGACCAGACCAACCTGCTCGCCCTCAACGCCGCGATAGAAGCGGCACGTGCGGGAGAGCACGGGCGCGGTTTTGCGGTCGTCGCCGACGAGGTCCGCCGGCTCGCGGAACGGTCCAAGGCGTCCGCAGGCGACATCGCGGCGATCGTGAAGGGCGTGCAGCGGGAGACGAACGCCACGGTCATGGCGATGGAGAAGGGCGCAAAGCAGATGCAGCTGGGCCTCGTGCAGCTCGAGGCTGTGACCGACGCCAACGAACAGGTCAGCCTCACCACCCAGCAGCAGCGCAGTGCGACAGCGCAGGTCGTCGAGACCATGGAGCAGCTCACCGACGCCAGCCGCCAGATCTCGATCACGGCACAGCAGATCGCCGGTTCTGCCGGAGACCTTGCCGATCTCGCACACAATCTCGAGACCGCGGGTGCCGGCACCGGCCGACCATGA
- the csrA gene encoding carbon storage regulator CsrA, which translates to MMLVLTRKPGEKILIGDDIVITVLDVRGDSIRIGVDAPRGVRIQRDEVLRAVIEANLSASRGGSLSEDEDAEAQLKAALGLVRPSAAPAAAPTAPPDALPDC; encoded by the coding sequence ATGATGCTGGTTCTCACGCGCAAACCGGGGGAGAAAATCCTCATCGGCGATGACATCGTCATCACCGTCCTCGATGTGCGCGGCGACAGCATCCGCATCGGCGTCGATGCCCCGCGCGGTGTCAGGATCCAGCGCGACGAGGTGCTCCGAGCCGTCATTGAGGCGAACCTGTCCGCGAGCAGGGGGGGGAGCCTTTCCGAGGACGAGGACGCCGAGGCGCAGCTCAAGGCCGCGCTCGGCCTGGTACGCCCGTCGGCCGCGCCCGCTGCCGCGCCCACCGCCCCGCCCGACGCCCTTCCTGACTGCTAA
- a CDS encoding flagellar biosynthesis protein FlhA, with the protein MKTTLARLAVPIGVVGIILLLVVPVPAVLLDMLIIVNILLGLVVLLTTMFVKKPLDFSVFPSLLLVATLFRLGLNVASTRLVLGDGYAGQVIASFGQVAVGGSIIIGAVIFLILVVIQFVVVTKGAERVAEVGARFTLDAMPGKQMAIDADLNAGLITDTQARERRAEVSAEADFYGAMDGASKFVKGDAIAGIIIIIINLVGGIGIGMIQRGMSITDAMSTYSLLTIGDGLVTQIPALLMAVSTGMIVTRSNAESDIGATASAQLTQSRNALMIAGGAALLMALIPGMPILPFVVAGASLLLVSQRIKASEAREQARKAAAVVAERAPVRSDTPEDLIESMRVHALEILLASDLVDLVSGAQDDLLARVRALRRKIAIDLGVVVPPVRTRDSVELPSATYVIRIAGVEAGRGLAPSGKVLALGDNLEGLPGTATVEPVFGLAGKWVPSEMRHSAEMAGATVIDRVSVLVTHLSSIVTGNAARLLTREDVRVLTDGVKQVNPAAVDDLIPGMLSLAEVQRVLQGLLMEKIPINDLSRIYEALSLRAKASTDPEGLIEAARQGLGPALAAQYLDEGLLRVIMIEPGLEQSLLEGMRASEQGTQIMLEPARIDAILGSLKASLATVEASGLTAVLVCAPALRPAIHRLVSAQTGGLPVLSYLEVTSANVAIETVGVVRGTETISA; encoded by the coding sequence ATGAAGACCACCCTCGCCAGGCTCGCCGTCCCGATCGGCGTCGTCGGCATCATCCTGCTCCTCGTCGTCCCGGTCCCCGCCGTGCTCCTCGACATGCTCATCATCGTCAACATCCTGCTCGGCCTCGTGGTGCTGCTCACGACCATGTTCGTCAAGAAGCCGCTCGACTTCTCGGTGTTCCCGTCCCTCCTCCTCGTGGCGACCCTGTTCCGGCTGGGCCTCAACGTCGCATCCACCCGCCTGGTGCTCGGCGACGGCTACGCCGGCCAGGTGATCGCCTCGTTCGGCCAGGTCGCCGTCGGCGGGTCGATCATCATCGGCGCCGTGATCTTCCTGATCCTCGTCGTGATCCAGTTCGTCGTCGTCACCAAGGGCGCCGAGCGGGTCGCCGAGGTCGGAGCCCGGTTCACCCTCGATGCCATGCCCGGCAAGCAGATGGCGATCGACGCCGACCTCAACGCCGGCCTGATCACCGACACCCAGGCCAGGGAACGCCGGGCGGAGGTCTCCGCGGAGGCCGACTTCTACGGCGCGATGGACGGCGCGTCGAAGTTCGTCAAGGGTGACGCGATCGCCGGGATCATCATCATCATCATCAACCTCGTCGGTGGCATCGGCATCGGGATGATCCAGCGCGGCATGTCGATCACCGACGCGATGAGCACGTACTCGCTCCTGACCATCGGCGACGGGCTCGTCACCCAGATCCCAGCCCTCCTGATGGCCGTGTCCACCGGCATGATCGTGACCAGGTCCAACGCCGAGTCCGACATCGGGGCGACCGCATCCGCGCAGCTCACCCAGTCCCGCAACGCGCTCATGATCGCCGGCGGCGCGGCCCTGCTGATGGCACTCATTCCCGGGATGCCGATCCTCCCGTTCGTGGTCGCCGGGGCGAGCCTGCTGCTCGTCTCCCAGCGGATCAAGGCGAGCGAAGCCCGCGAGCAGGCCAGGAAGGCGGCCGCCGTCGTGGCCGAACGGGCGCCGGTGCGCTCGGACACCCCGGAGGATCTGATCGAGTCGATGCGGGTGCACGCCCTCGAGATCCTGCTCGCCTCCGATCTCGTCGACCTCGTCTCCGGAGCCCAGGACGACCTGCTCGCCCGGGTACGGGCCCTCCGCCGCAAGATTGCGATCGACCTCGGCGTCGTCGTTCCACCGGTCCGCACCCGCGACAGCGTCGAACTGCCCTCCGCGACCTACGTCATCCGCATCGCCGGCGTCGAGGCCGGCCGCGGGCTCGCGCCGTCCGGCAAGGTGCTCGCCCTCGGTGACAACCTCGAGGGCCTGCCGGGCACCGCGACCGTCGAGCCGGTCTTCGGCCTCGCCGGCAAGTGGGTGCCGAGCGAGATGCGGCACAGCGCGGAGATGGCCGGCGCGACCGTCATCGACCGGGTGTCCGTGCTCGTGACCCACCTCTCCTCGATCGTCACCGGAAATGCGGCACGGCTGCTCACCCGGGAGGATGTGCGGGTGCTGACCGACGGCGTCAAGCAGGTCAACCCGGCGGCCGTCGACGACCTGATCCCCGGCATGCTGTCCCTCGCCGAGGTGCAGCGGGTGCTCCAGGGCCTCCTTATGGAGAAGATCCCGATCAACGACCTCTCCCGGATCTACGAGGCGCTCTCGCTCCGGGCGAAGGCATCGACCGACCCTGAGGGCCTGATCGAGGCCGCGAGGCAGGGCCTCGGCCCGGCTCTCGCCGCCCAATACCTCGACGAGGGCCTGCTCCGCGTGATCATGATCGAGCCCGGTCTCGAGCAGTCCCTGCTCGAGGGCATGCGCGCCTCAGAGCAGGGCACCCAGATCATGCTTGAACCCGCGCGGATCGACGCGATCCTGGGCTCGCTCAAGGCCTCGCTCGCCACCGTCGAGGCGAGCGGGCTGACCGCCGTGCTCGTCTGCGCCCCGGCCCTCCGCCCGGCGATCCACCGGCTCGTCTCCGCGCAGACCGGCGGGCTCCCCGTGCTGTCCTACCTCGAGGTCACCTCCGCGAACGTCGCCATCGAGACCGTGGGGGTGGTCCGTGGAACCGAAACGATTTCAGCTTGA
- a CDS encoding EscU/YscU/HrcU family type III secretion system export apparatus switch protein: protein MSDSGEKTEQATDKRMKEVRAKGQLSKSQDLTAWIGIGAAAALAPVTISLGSQAGASQLDGLHAIVANPSPELAEQLMGDAFSSLAGTLTPMLATVFAVVLIGAAAQGGVHLKKLEGKYDQFNLVTGLGRTFGGQAVWQGVKALLKTAAVGVVLTLVIQGLAPILMTAGGLPVAALIDAAGGGAASLVQAAVVSGLVLAAADVFVVMRRNRKRTRMTKKEVTDENKSSEGDPRIKSQRRSRQLAMSRNRMIASVSTADVVLVNPTHFAVALRYEPGKSAPRVVATGAGVIALRIREQAATDGVPIVRDIPLARALHSACKLGDEIPVELYNAVARVLAFVLALKTRGSARGSGYTTGYGEDAGVHTLTQAVHAASPVFSGASAPGSPSRSASRSAAHSTGGSR from the coding sequence ATGTCGGACTCCGGCGAAAAGACCGAGCAGGCCACCGATAAGCGGATGAAGGAGGTCCGCGCCAAGGGCCAGCTCTCCAAGTCGCAGGACCTCACCGCGTGGATCGGAATCGGCGCCGCCGCCGCCCTCGCCCCCGTCACGATCAGCCTCGGGTCCCAGGCCGGCGCCAGCCAGCTCGACGGACTGCACGCGATCGTCGCGAATCCGAGCCCCGAACTCGCCGAGCAGCTGATGGGCGACGCGTTCTCCTCTCTCGCCGGCACCCTGACCCCGATGCTCGCGACCGTGTTCGCCGTCGTGCTCATCGGTGCCGCCGCCCAGGGCGGCGTCCACCTCAAGAAACTCGAGGGCAAGTACGACCAGTTCAACCTCGTCACCGGGCTCGGCCGCACCTTCGGCGGCCAGGCGGTCTGGCAGGGCGTCAAGGCACTACTGAAGACCGCGGCGGTCGGCGTCGTGCTGACCCTGGTGATCCAGGGGCTCGCCCCGATCCTGATGACCGCGGGCGGCCTTCCGGTCGCCGCCCTGATCGACGCGGCAGGGGGAGGCGCCGCCTCGCTCGTGCAGGCGGCCGTCGTGTCCGGCCTCGTGCTCGCCGCCGCCGACGTCTTCGTGGTGATGCGCCGCAACCGCAAACGCACCCGGATGACCAAAAAAGAGGTCACCGACGAGAACAAGAGCTCGGAAGGCGACCCACGGATCAAGTCGCAACGCCGCTCCCGGCAGCTCGCCATGAGCCGGAACCGGATGATCGCATCCGTCTCGACCGCCGACGTCGTGCTCGTCAACCCGACCCACTTCGCCGTCGCCCTCCGCTACGAGCCGGGTAAGTCGGCACCGAGGGTCGTCGCGACGGGGGCAGGCGTCATCGCGCTGCGCATCCGCGAGCAGGCGGCGACCGACGGCGTGCCGATCGTGCGCGACATCCCGCTCGCCCGTGCCCTGCACAGCGCCTGCAAGCTCGGTGACGAGATCCCGGTCGAGCTCTACAACGCCGTCGCCCGCGTGCTCGCCTTCGTGCTCGCGCTCAAGACCCGCGGCTCGGCGCGCGGCTCCGGGTACACGACCGGCTACGGCGAGGACGCCGGCGTGCACACCCTCACCCAGGCCGTCCACGCCGCGTCGCCCGTGTTCTCCGGGGCATCCGCTCCCGGTTCACCCTCCCGCTCCGCCTCCCGCTCCGCCGCTCACTCCACCGGAGGTTCCCGATGA
- a CDS encoding flagellar biosynthetic protein FliR — MNITLDFTWIEAVMLAGVRLIAFLVIAPPFSYNAFPLRIKGMLSLGLALAVSPVVTPGYVSPDTGGFILALLLEIVVGGMLGFLVLIVFSAVQSAGNLIDQFGGFQLAQGFDPQAMVNGAMFTRLYQMTALALLFASGGYQLIIGGLTRSFTAIPIGGGMDLAAPVQAATNAVGQLLLSAVQIAGPLIVVLFLADAGLGLLTRVAPALNAFALGFPLKILITLTLGASAFVALPRIVSALTDTAVTTMLGVK, encoded by the coding sequence ATGAACATCACCCTCGACTTCACCTGGATCGAGGCCGTCATGCTCGCCGGGGTGCGCCTCATCGCCTTCCTCGTGATCGCCCCGCCGTTCTCCTACAACGCGTTCCCGCTCCGGATCAAGGGCATGCTCTCCCTCGGGCTTGCCCTCGCCGTTTCGCCCGTCGTGACCCCCGGTTACGTGTCCCCGGACACGGGTGGCTTCATCCTCGCGCTCCTGCTCGAAATCGTCGTCGGCGGCATGCTCGGCTTTCTCGTGCTGATCGTGTTCTCCGCCGTGCAGTCGGCCGGCAACCTGATCGACCAGTTCGGCGGCTTCCAGCTCGCCCAGGGCTTCGACCCGCAGGCGATGGTCAACGGAGCCATGTTCACCCGGCTCTACCAGATGACCGCCCTCGCGCTCCTCTTCGCGTCCGGCGGCTACCAGCTCATCATCGGCGGCCTGACCCGGAGCTTCACGGCCATCCCTATCGGCGGAGGTATGGACCTCGCCGCACCGGTCCAGGCCGCCACGAACGCCGTCGGCCAGCTGCTGCTCTCCGCCGTTCAGATCGCCGGACCGCTCATCGTCGTGCTCTTCCTCGCGGATGCCGGCCTCGGCCTGCTCACCCGGGTCGCGCCCGCGCTCAACGCCTTCGCCCTCGGCTTCCCGCTCAAGATCCTGATCACCCTCACCCTCGGCGCGAGCGCCTTCGTCGCGCTTCCGCGCATCGTGTCCGCCCTCACCGACACCGCTGTGACGACCATGCTCGGGGTGAAATAG
- the fliQ gene encoding flagellar biosynthesis protein FliQ, with translation MDTNAILDIGMQAIIVAGKLSAPILITALVVGFAISLLQSITQIQEVTLSFVPKAIAVCIALLICGHWMISEIVSFTTALFDKIPTLIGGG, from the coding sequence ATGGACACCAACGCCATCCTCGACATCGGCATGCAGGCGATCATCGTCGCGGGCAAGCTCTCCGCGCCGATCCTGATCACCGCCCTCGTCGTCGGTTTCGCGATCTCCCTGCTGCAGTCCATCACACAGATCCAGGAGGTGACGCTCTCCTTCGTGCCCAAGGCGATCGCCGTCTGCATCGCCCTGCTCATCTGCGGGCACTGGATGATCTCCGAGATCGTCTCCTTCACGACCGCGCTCTTCGACAAGATCCCGACCCTCATCGGCGGCGGCTGA